A portion of the Streptomyces sp. NBC_00376 genome contains these proteins:
- a CDS encoding phage head spike fiber domain-containing protein gives MTRVTVEAAFGTSLAQASVTEGTWTDITQYTDVMSAGISITRGAESELSQTQAGTCTLRLDNTDGRFTPGNSGSPYYPNVIDSVPIRINVATADTNYVRNPSFEGGSLNAWTWSQAEIAPVGSPVQSGTRAVRVTWNTAAADAYFTTTVYGLTIGATYTASVYVWVAAGDVAVRLSMGSTLSAASPTAGAYARLVVTFTATASVMPLRVVPASSPAAGNKVYVDAVQVEAGGTAGTFSSTGAQLHPRFWGLVNQWPVQWEGLYSTVTVTATDVFAVLSRAEQQMRPMLVQETLVWTPQAYWPMDEPAESVSAGDESGRVGPLSLDTVQAGSGGGTLAFAGGAAPLGLDGAPLFTPATASTGKYLRGAAGPDFRSGSSTSFLAEAWISTSTAGRAFLALSSTGGDAYVLLSLAAGTGYLTVETKLPDSSAVVTTVGAVSLANGTLHHVIYDSAVQEVYIDGVSIGSFSAIQQVGDLSLVTVGGTHLGGSLWAGSVSNVALYTNPIMNGGLLVSHYTCGTTGFAGETADERALRLSNYLGINYGDRGYFTTGIAHQAALGSTGLDHLREVEATEGGVLTADRDYPAITLRARSTQYNPTAAFSLSYPDLETGDVTLAYDTQKVMNTVLVTRPGGATQRVVHAGSRAVRGPIGRTVDTLATSDLVTTDLGNWLLQRYAEPRPELRNVAVQAFTMGTAMYRTLMTADVGTVATVTSLPSQAPSAAMTVTVEGYTETIRHNDHQISFHTSSTATTSVWVLDDPVYSVLGSTTRLAY, from the coding sequence ATGACGCGCGTGACCGTAGAGGCCGCATTCGGTACGTCGCTGGCCCAGGCATCCGTCACAGAAGGGACCTGGACAGACATCACTCAGTACACCGATGTAATGAGTGCTGGCATCTCCATCACCCGAGGGGCGGAGAGCGAGCTGTCACAGACGCAGGCGGGCACCTGCACCCTGCGTCTGGACAACACCGATGGCCGGTTCACCCCGGGCAATTCAGGATCTCCGTACTACCCGAACGTGATCGACTCGGTGCCCATCCGGATCAACGTCGCCACCGCCGACACGAACTACGTGCGGAACCCGAGCTTCGAGGGTGGCAGCCTGAATGCGTGGACCTGGTCGCAGGCCGAGATCGCACCGGTCGGATCCCCGGTCCAGTCCGGGACACGAGCGGTCCGCGTGACCTGGAACACCGCTGCCGCCGATGCCTACTTCACGACGACCGTGTACGGGCTGACCATTGGTGCCACGTACACGGCCAGCGTGTACGTATGGGTGGCGGCCGGAGATGTCGCAGTCCGGCTGAGTATGGGCAGCACCCTGTCGGCCGCCTCGCCAACGGCCGGGGCGTATGCCCGGTTGGTGGTGACGTTCACGGCGACCGCCTCGGTGATGCCACTGCGCGTGGTCCCGGCGTCCAGCCCTGCCGCAGGGAACAAGGTGTACGTCGATGCTGTCCAGGTCGAGGCCGGTGGTACGGCCGGTACGTTCTCGTCGACCGGCGCGCAGCTGCACCCGCGGTTCTGGGGGCTGGTGAACCAGTGGCCCGTGCAGTGGGAGGGGCTCTATTCCACGGTCACCGTGACCGCGACAGATGTGTTCGCGGTGCTGTCCCGGGCGGAACAGCAGATGCGGCCCATGCTCGTGCAGGAGACGTTGGTCTGGACTCCTCAGGCGTACTGGCCTATGGACGAGCCAGCCGAGTCTGTCTCGGCGGGCGACGAGTCCGGCCGGGTCGGCCCCTTGTCCCTGGACACTGTTCAGGCCGGGTCAGGTGGTGGGACGCTGGCGTTCGCTGGTGGGGCGGCCCCGCTGGGCTTGGATGGTGCTCCGCTGTTCACTCCGGCGACGGCGTCCACCGGAAAGTACCTGCGGGGCGCAGCTGGCCCGGACTTCCGCAGCGGATCATCGACCAGCTTCCTGGCTGAGGCGTGGATCTCCACCAGCACCGCGGGACGCGCCTTCCTCGCTCTGTCGAGCACCGGAGGCGACGCCTACGTACTGCTGTCCCTCGCAGCCGGGACCGGGTACCTGACGGTGGAAACTAAGCTGCCGGACTCCTCGGCAGTGGTCACGACCGTGGGGGCAGTGTCCCTTGCTAACGGGACCCTCCACCACGTGATCTACGACAGCGCCGTGCAAGAGGTGTACATCGACGGAGTCAGCATCGGCTCCTTCAGCGCGATACAGCAGGTGGGCGACCTGTCCCTTGTCACAGTGGGGGGTACCCATCTGGGCGGCAGCCTGTGGGCAGGGTCCGTCAGCAACGTCGCCCTGTACACCAACCCGATCATGAATGGTGGTCTGCTGGTCAGTCACTACACGTGCGGGACCACGGGATTCGCCGGGGAGACTGCGGACGAGCGCGCTCTGCGTCTCTCCAACTACCTGGGCATCAACTACGGTGACCGCGGCTACTTCACTACGGGCATTGCGCATCAGGCGGCCCTCGGCTCCACAGGGCTGGATCACCTGCGGGAGGTCGAGGCGACTGAGGGCGGGGTCCTGACTGCGGACCGGGATTACCCCGCGATCACTCTCCGGGCCCGCAGCACCCAATACAACCCAACCGCGGCATTCAGCCTGTCATACCCCGACCTGGAGACGGGCGACGTAACCCTGGCGTACGACACGCAGAAGGTCATGAACACGGTGCTCGTGACGCGGCCGGGGGGTGCCACGCAACGAGTCGTCCATGCCGGGTCCCGTGCCGTCCGCGGACCGATCGGCCGGACCGTCGACACGCTGGCCACCAGCGACCTCGTCACCACCGATCTGGGGAACTGGCTGCTGCAGCGGTACGCAGAGCCGAGACCGGAGCTGCGGAACGTGGCCGTGCAGGCGTTCACCATGGGCACCGCCATGTACCGGACGCTGATGACGGCCGATGTCGGCACGGTGGCCACAGTGACCTCTCTGCCCTCACAAGCCCCGTCCGCGGCCATGACGGTCACGGTCGAGGGCTACACCGAAACGATCCGCCACAACGACCACCAGATCTCATTTCACACGTCGTCGACCGCCACCACGTCGGTGTGGGTCCTTGACGATCCCGTGTATTCCGTGCTCGGGTCCACGACCCGCCTCGCCTACTAG
- a CDS encoding N-acetylmuramoyl-L-alanine amidase, producing the protein MATPLSAAAVLAALRAEGVRVLEVGNWRTHNRNSRGAWGPLNGSIVHHTVSSGTAATVRIVRDGYADLPGPLCHGMIAKDGRVHMVGWGRTNHAGGGDPRVLEQVAAESYGARPTPPARGNSNGVDGNARFYGWECENLGDGKDPWPKAQYDAIVRVQAALCRAHKWSAKSVIGHLEWSSDKVDPRGFDMAQLRADVAERLKHPASWTPGKTTPTAPPKEAPVSNTDSKVTALHANLMGIGEIGTTAKGTSSGREEHAAGYFLAHILNELRTLRADVAALKKES; encoded by the coding sequence ATGGCAACACCCCTGTCCGCCGCCGCTGTTCTCGCCGCTCTTCGCGCGGAGGGTGTGCGCGTCCTCGAGGTCGGCAACTGGCGCACCCACAACCGGAACTCCCGCGGGGCGTGGGGACCGCTGAACGGCAGCATCGTGCACCACACCGTCTCGTCGGGCACCGCGGCCACCGTGCGGATAGTCCGCGATGGCTACGCCGACCTGCCCGGCCCCCTCTGCCACGGAATGATCGCGAAGGACGGCCGGGTGCACATGGTCGGTTGGGGCCGCACGAACCACGCCGGCGGCGGCGACCCCAGGGTGCTGGAGCAGGTCGCCGCCGAGTCCTACGGCGCCCGCCCGACTCCGCCGGCCCGGGGCAACAGCAACGGGGTCGACGGCAACGCGCGGTTCTACGGGTGGGAGTGCGAGAACCTCGGCGATGGCAAAGACCCCTGGCCCAAGGCCCAGTACGACGCGATCGTGCGTGTACAGGCCGCTCTGTGCCGGGCGCACAAGTGGTCGGCAAAGTCCGTGATCGGCCACCTGGAGTGGAGTTCCGACAAGGTCGACCCCCGCGGTTTCGACATGGCCCAGCTCCGCGCCGATGTCGCCGAGCGCCTCAAGCACCCCGCGTCGTGGACGCCTGGCAAGACCACTCCCACCGCCCCGCCGAAGGAGGCGCCCGTGTCGAACACGGACAGCAAGGTCACCGCCCTGCACGCGAACCTGATGGGTATCGGCGAGATTGGCACCACGGCGAAGGGCACCAGCTCGGGCCGCGAGGAGCACGCTGCCGGGTACTTCCTCGCCCACATCCTCAATGAGCTCCGCACCCTCCGCGCGGACGTTGCCGCTCTCAAGAAGGAGTCCTGA
- a CDS encoding holin produces the protein MAAPVEAKVKAASAATFLVGIAIAVLNAIVADSSLLGPLPSWAQAPLLALAPAALAWLAGYRAKHTVRDVADPTQGR, from the coding sequence ATGGCCGCACCCGTCGAAGCGAAGGTGAAGGCCGCAAGCGCCGCAACGTTCCTTGTTGGCATTGCGATCGCCGTGCTGAACGCGATCGTGGCTGACAGCTCGCTGCTCGGTCCGCTGCCGTCGTGGGCGCAGGCCCCGCTCCTCGCCCTGGCCCCGGCCGCCCTCGCGTGGCTGGCCGGCTACCGGGCGAAGCACACCGTCCGCGATGTCGCCGACCCCACCCAGGGTCGCTGA
- a CDS encoding collagen-like protein: MTRAERLFYRRRVLLWITAGMLFLGGAVAVAFLKIGQAEERADQMAAEADRRGGAVSTLATDVRKLRSQVKARGDTPAAPDPAQAIDDLPSRAEVPVQIPGPPGPVGARGERGPAGPAGPSASPGPSGAAGQDGSDSTIPGPAGPAGPPGPAGADGAAGKDGAAGRDGRDGQTCPAGYSLQPPPSDPDALVCRRDSAPSNPGSSPSPAVFGLPADRRRS, from the coding sequence GTGACGCGGGCAGAGCGCCTCTTCTACCGTCGCCGGGTCCTGCTCTGGATCACGGCCGGGATGCTCTTCCTCGGCGGCGCCGTCGCGGTGGCCTTCCTGAAGATCGGGCAGGCCGAAGAGCGCGCCGACCAGATGGCGGCCGAGGCGGACCGGCGCGGCGGCGCAGTGTCGACGCTCGCGACCGATGTCCGCAAGCTCCGCTCGCAGGTCAAGGCCCGCGGCGATACCCCGGCCGCCCCCGACCCCGCGCAGGCGATCGACGACCTGCCGTCACGTGCCGAGGTGCCGGTGCAGATCCCGGGTCCGCCGGGGCCGGTCGGTGCGCGCGGCGAGCGGGGGCCAGCCGGACCTGCCGGACCATCAGCGTCTCCGGGCCCGTCTGGCGCGGCCGGTCAGGATGGCAGCGACTCCACCATCCCCGGGCCAGCCGGTCCTGCGGGCCCGCCTGGCCCTGCGGGAGCGGACGGGGCTGCGGGGAAGGACGGCGCGGCCGGGCGCGACGGCCGGGACGGTCAGACATGCCCCGCCGGCTACTCGCTCCAACCCCCACCGTCCGATCCGGATGCGCTGGTGTGCCGCCGCGACAGTGCACCGAGCAACCCTGGCTCCAGCCCGAGCCCGGCTGTCTTTGGACTGCCGGCCGACCGGCGCCGCTCATGA
- a CDS encoding helix-turn-helix domain-containing protein, producing the protein MHALPHDHTGARIKRLRLERHLTQRALSDLSQVPYSTLTKTEQGILPASPHLIANVARAMRVEVATVTGQPYVTELRADELDVLIAPIREALDVFDLGADPDIAPRPHALIVADAEEHLVAVRAGEIKRVAGELPGLILEATTAAHASGGRGSWQTLASTYRTAYDVTSKLGYGDLASIALARMDWAAQRASDAVVSAMGRYMRGLTYLRAGQYRTGDRLVRVGLAALEQADAGRERDVLTGQLHLGAAVMAGRAHNGDAAAGHLSEADRIATATGDASEVHWLSFGPTNVAVHRVSVLAELDEYGQAAQVGRKVSLPKDWPASRRSHHYAELARAQMWDGSLDDAFKNLLRARKAAPQQARYHQTVRETYAGLEAAKRQLPDSFLSYGSWLGV; encoded by the coding sequence ATGCACGCTCTTCCGCATGACCACACCGGCGCACGCATCAAGCGCCTCCGATTGGAACGCCACCTCACCCAGAGGGCGCTCTCCGATCTGTCCCAAGTCCCGTACTCCACGCTCACGAAGACCGAGCAGGGCATCCTCCCCGCGTCACCGCACCTGATCGCAAATGTGGCCCGCGCCATGCGGGTCGAGGTCGCCACGGTGACCGGTCAGCCGTACGTCACCGAGCTGCGCGCCGATGAACTCGACGTGCTGATCGCCCCGATCCGTGAGGCCCTGGACGTCTTCGACCTCGGCGCCGACCCGGACATTGCCCCTCGCCCACATGCCCTGATCGTCGCCGATGCCGAGGAACACCTTGTCGCGGTCCGGGCTGGGGAGATCAAACGGGTGGCTGGGGAGCTGCCGGGCCTCATCCTGGAAGCCACCACCGCGGCGCACGCGTCCGGGGGCCGAGGCTCGTGGCAAACCCTGGCGTCGACGTACCGCACTGCCTACGACGTCACCAGCAAGCTGGGCTATGGCGACCTCGCCTCAATCGCTCTCGCCCGGATGGACTGGGCGGCGCAGCGGGCATCCGACGCGGTGGTCAGCGCGATGGGCCGCTACATGCGTGGCCTCACCTACCTGCGGGCTGGCCAGTACCGCACTGGAGACCGACTCGTCCGCGTCGGGCTGGCTGCGCTGGAGCAGGCCGACGCGGGCCGGGAGCGGGATGTTCTCACCGGGCAACTCCACCTCGGCGCCGCAGTGATGGCCGGTCGGGCACACAACGGCGACGCCGCAGCCGGTCACCTGTCGGAAGCAGACCGAATTGCTACGGCAACTGGTGACGCGTCGGAAGTGCACTGGCTCAGCTTCGGCCCGACGAACGTTGCCGTACACCGTGTGTCCGTGTTGGCCGAGCTGGACGAGTACGGTCAAGCCGCTCAAGTCGGCCGGAAGGTCAGCCTTCCGAAGGACTGGCCGGCCAGCCGCCGGAGTCATCACTACGCCGAGCTGGCTCGCGCACAGATGTGGGACGGTTCCTTGGACGACGCGTTCAAGAACCTGTTGCGCGCGCGGAAGGCAGCGCCTCAGCAGGCCCGGTATCACCAGACGGTGCGGGAGACCTACGCAGGGCTGGAGGCAGCGAAGCGTCAGCTGCCCGATTCCTTCCTGTCCTACGGCTCTTGGCTGGGAGTCTGA
- a CDS encoding helix-turn-helix domain-containing protein, whose translation MPHHDHPPWLLDERRRLGDRIRERRMWCNLTQEALAERAGISRDTVQRIEHATNNPRLSDLLRVARALETKLADLLGG comes from the coding sequence GTGCCGCACCATGATCATCCGCCCTGGCTCCTCGACGAGCGCCGACGCCTCGGCGACCGGATACGGGAGCGGCGGATGTGGTGCAATCTCACGCAAGAAGCACTGGCGGAGCGCGCTGGTATCTCCCGCGACACCGTCCAGCGCATCGAGCACGCCACCAACAACCCCCGGCTAAGCGACTTGCTGCGGGTCGCCCGCGCCCTGGAAACCAAGCTGGCAGACCTGCTTGGGGGATAA